Proteins co-encoded in one Paraburkholderia terrae genomic window:
- a CDS encoding MFS transporter: protein MATASHAQVATDESKVRTVFRVVSGNFLEMYDFMVYGYYAAAIAKTYFPSGNEFASLMLSLSVFGAGFLMRPLGAIVLGAYIDHHGRRKGLILTLALMALGTLTVASIPGYATIGVLAPVLVLIGRLLQGFSAGVELGGVSVYLSEIATKGNKGFYCSWQSGSQQVAVVFAALIGVILNRMLPADQMTAWGWRVPFLIGCLIVPFLFIIRRSLKETDEFLAKKHRPSVSEIFSSMLQNWGVVLGGMGMVIMTTVSFYMITAYTPTFGKEVLKLSSIDTLIVTVCIGVSNLVWLPVSGAISDRIGRRPVLLTFTILTILTSYPAVQWLVADPSFARLLMVELWLSFLYGCYNGGMVVALTEVMPVDVRTAGFSLAYSLATTIGGFTPAIATYLIHSTGNKAAPGLWMSVAAVCGLIATLVLYRTPEARNQYRTA from the coding sequence CGGACGAATCCAAGGTCCGTACCGTATTCCGCGTCGTCAGCGGCAACTTCCTGGAAATGTACGACTTCATGGTCTACGGCTACTACGCCGCTGCGATCGCGAAGACGTATTTTCCGAGCGGCAATGAATTCGCATCGCTGATGCTGTCGCTGTCGGTGTTTGGCGCGGGCTTCCTGATGCGTCCGCTCGGCGCGATCGTGCTCGGCGCGTACATCGACCATCACGGCCGCCGCAAGGGCCTCATCTTGACGCTCGCGCTGATGGCGCTCGGCACGCTCACCGTCGCGTCGATCCCGGGCTACGCGACGATCGGCGTGCTCGCGCCCGTGCTCGTGCTGATCGGGCGCCTGCTGCAAGGCTTCTCGGCGGGCGTGGAACTGGGCGGCGTGTCGGTGTATCTGTCGGAGATCGCGACCAAGGGCAACAAGGGCTTCTATTGCTCGTGGCAATCAGGCAGCCAGCAGGTGGCCGTCGTGTTCGCCGCGCTGATCGGCGTGATCCTGAACCGCATGCTGCCCGCCGACCAGATGACGGCATGGGGCTGGCGCGTGCCGTTCCTGATCGGCTGTCTGATCGTGCCGTTCCTGTTCATCATTCGCCGCTCGCTGAAGGAGACGGACGAGTTCCTCGCGAAGAAGCACCGTCCCTCCGTCAGCGAGATTTTCTCGTCGATGCTGCAGAACTGGGGTGTCGTGCTGGGCGGCATGGGCATGGTCATCATGACGACGGTGTCGTTCTACATGATCACCGCGTACACGCCGACCTTCGGCAAGGAAGTGCTGAAACTTTCGTCGATCGACACGCTGATCGTCACCGTCTGCATCGGCGTATCGAACCTGGTCTGGCTGCCCGTGTCGGGCGCGATCTCGGACCGCATCGGCCGCCGTCCCGTGCTGCTGACGTTCACGATCCTCACGATCCTGACGTCGTATCCGGCTGTGCAATGGCTCGTCGCCGATCCGTCGTTCGCGCGTCTTTTGATGGTAGAGCTGTGGCTGTCGTTCCTGTACGGCTGCTACAACGGCGGCATGGTCGTCGCGCTGACGGAAGTGATGCCGGTCGACGTGCGCACGGCCGGCTTCTCGCTGGCGTACAGCCTGGCTACGACGATCGGCGGCTTTACGCCCGCCATCGCGACGTATCTGATCCACTCGACGGGCAACAAGGCGGCGCCCGGCCTGTGGATGAGCGTAGCGGCCGTCTGCGGCCTGATCGCGACGCTCGTGCTGTATCGCACGCCGGAAGCGCGCAACCAGTATCGGACGGCGTAA